From a single Nitrogeniibacter mangrovi genomic region:
- the serB gene encoding phosphoserine phosphatase SerB: MNLVVLGSDIETRLLKTLAKRTGAERIEQIHPGAFRIVGATCRDGVASLCDEADVDYAFVPDGRRLDDFGLFVTDMDSTLINIECIDELAGECGAKQQVAQITEAAMRGEIDFRESLTRRVGLLTGLDVSALDTVYDQRLQLNPGAQALIAGLKAADITTVLVSGGFTFFTDRLKASLGFDHAFANQLEVDAGKLTGRVTGPIVDGNAKAAHLARIREEMALPADRVMAAGDGANDLPMFREAGFSVAFRAKPVLRAEADCSLNHHGLDAILQLFE; this comes from the coding sequence ATGAATCTGGTCGTCCTCGGCAGCGACATCGAAACCCGCCTGCTGAAAACCCTCGCCAAGCGCACCGGGGCCGAACGCATCGAGCAGATCCATCCGGGGGCCTTCCGCATCGTCGGCGCCACCTGCCGCGACGGCGTCGCCAGCCTGTGCGACGAGGCCGACGTGGATTACGCCTTCGTGCCCGACGGGCGCCGCCTCGACGATTTCGGCCTGTTCGTCACCGACATGGATTCGACGCTCATCAACATCGAGTGCATCGACGAGCTGGCCGGCGAATGCGGTGCCAAGCAGCAGGTGGCGCAGATCACCGAAGCGGCCATGCGTGGCGAGATCGACTTCCGCGAGTCGCTCACCCGCCGGGTCGGCCTGCTGACCGGGCTCGACGTCAGCGCCCTCGACACGGTCTACGACCAGCGCCTGCAGCTCAACCCCGGCGCCCAGGCCCTCATCGCCGGGCTGAAGGCGGCCGACATCACGACCGTGCTGGTGTCGGGCGGCTTCACCTTCTTCACCGACCGCCTCAAGGCCAGCCTCGGCTTCGACCATGCCTTCGCCAACCAGCTCGAGGTGGACGCCGGCAAACTGACCGGACGCGTCACCGGCCCCATCGTCGACGGCAACGCCAAGGCGGCCCACCTGGCGCGCATTCGCGAAGAGATGGCCCTGCCCGCGGACCGGGTCATGGCCGCCGGCGACGGCGCCAACGACCTGCCCATGTTCCGTGAGGCCGGCTTCTCGGTGGCCTTCCGCGCCAAACCGGTGCTGCGCGCCGAGGCCGACT
- a CDS encoding trypsin-like peptidase domain-containing protein, translating into MECPKCGHVQDDDTQCAACGLYFAKYEAWLQAREARAAEPAAEDKPGLPWLRIGLGLIVCAGVVWALTGKDAPVADTPVASASVPPPEAAAPSSGGLRARLQASHAPGNAIEAARNATVFIQTPWHAVGSGFIVSPDCRVVTNRHVVHFDVQRARAAASDPRLVAAEMARQRSELMARLGQMRESLREAVRSFGERSGEAVTLRLKIDRLKAQLSDVPARAREALLDEVSKAELYARTATYTVSLVDGSEYTVNRVDMSSDQDLASFRLPAADCPFIPRGRSTGLHQGERLYTVGSPQGLTYTVTGGIFSGYREHDGVRYLQTDAPINPGNSGGPLITERGDVVGMNTAILQGAQGIGFAIPVESIPQ; encoded by the coding sequence ATGGAATGTCCCAAGTGCGGCCACGTGCAGGACGACGACACCCAGTGCGCGGCCTGCGGGCTCTACTTTGCCAAGTACGAGGCCTGGCTGCAGGCGCGTGAGGCGCGGGCGGCCGAGCCGGCCGCGGAGGACAAGCCCGGGCTGCCGTGGCTGCGGATCGGCCTCGGGCTGATCGTGTGTGCGGGCGTGGTCTGGGCCTTGACGGGCAAGGACGCCCCCGTGGCCGACACGCCGGTGGCAAGTGCGTCCGTGCCGCCTCCGGAGGCGGCCGCCCCGTCGAGCGGCGGTCTGCGCGCCCGGCTGCAGGCCTCCCATGCGCCGGGCAACGCCATCGAGGCGGCGCGCAACGCCACGGTGTTCATCCAGACCCCCTGGCATGCGGTCGGCTCGGGCTTCATCGTCAGCCCCGACTGCCGGGTGGTGACCAACCGCCATGTGGTCCATTTCGACGTGCAGCGGGCCCGGGCGGCAGCCAGCGATCCGCGCCTGGTGGCGGCGGAGATGGCCCGGCAGCGCAGCGAACTGATGGCGCGGCTCGGCCAGATGCGCGAATCGCTGCGCGAGGCGGTGCGGAGCTTCGGCGAGCGCAGCGGCGAGGCGGTGACCCTGCGTTTGAAGATCGACCGGCTCAAGGCGCAGTTGAGCGACGTCCCGGCGCGGGCGCGCGAGGCGCTGCTGGACGAAGTGAGCAAGGCCGAACTGTATGCGCGCACCGCGACCTACACGGTGTCACTGGTCGATGGCAGCGAATACACGGTCAATCGGGTGGACATGTCCAGCGACCAGGACCTGGCCAGTTTCCGCCTGCCGGCCGCCGATTGCCCGTTCATCCCACGGGGCCGCAGCACCGGGCTGCACCAGGGCGAACGCCTCTATACCGTCGGCAGCCCGCAGGGGCTGACCTACACCGTGACCGGCGGCATCTTCTCCGGCTATCGGGAACACGACGGGGTGCGCTATCTGCAGACTGACGCGCCCATCAATCCGGGCAACAGCGGTGGCCCGCTGATCACCGAGCGGGGGGACGTGGTGGGCATGAACACCGCCATCCTGCAGGGCGCGCAGGGCATCGGCTTCGCCATTCCGGTGGAATCGATTCCGCAGTAG
- the mfd gene encoding transcription-repair coupling factor: MPHPLLSILDTFAAPRPGQRVDLPRLAGSADALAMAALEHDTMQLVVTANPLDALRLNEELAWFAPELRVCMLPDWETLPYDTLSPHQDLVSERLATLYTITRGEADVVLVPASTALYRLAPPAYLAAHTFFVKRGERLDGEAFRDQMTLAGYAHVTQVVSPGEYSVRGGLIDLFPMGSPLPYRIDLFDDEVDTIRTFDPDTQRTVYPVDQIRLLPAREFPLDETGRTRFRSRFREQFEGDPSRVGVYKDVSNGVAPAGIEYFLPLFFDETATLFDYLPAHSRIVLHGDVPAAIADFWRDTESRHKLLAGDRSRPVLAPSALFLDQEQFFSRAGTHARILIGGTPEAVAAAPVPPIAVERKAADPLHALKTWLNTYEGRVLLLAESPGRRETMAEYFAEYGLTFTPCDGLDAFLESREPVCLSVGPLAAGFLLPEAGLAFLTETELYANTARTPRRRDSRREATVEGWLRDLSELKVGDPVVHVSHGVGRYLGLIHMDLGEGDTEFLHLEYSGGDKLYVPVSQLHVITRYAGADPEAVDLHRLGSGQWEKAKKKAALQVRDTAAELLALYAQRAARAGHRFDFKAHDLDAFAEAFGFEETPDQKAAIDAVVADMKAGRPMDRLVCGDVGFGKTEVALRAAFIAVADGKQVVVLAPTTLLAEQHFQTFSDRFADWPVRIAELSRFRSAKEQAQAIKELAEGKLDIIIGTHRLLQKDVNFKRLGLVIIDEEHRFGVRQKEALKQLRSEVDILTLTATPIPRTLGLAMEGLREFSVIATAPQKRLAIKTFVQRHSKGIVREAVLREFKRGGQVYFLHNEVDTIENMREALTELLPEARIVVGHGQLPERELERVMRDFTQQRANLLLCTTIIETGINIPTANTIIINRADRFGLAQLHQLRGRVGRSHHQAYAYLLTDAHAKPSALAQKRLEAISMMEDLGSGFFLAMHDLEIRGAGEVLGESQSGDIQQIGFSLYTEMLKRAVKDLQAGREPDLSQPLEVVSEINLHAPALLPNAYCADVQERLTLYKRLANAEDEATLRQLQEELIDRFGDMPEQTVALLETHRLRVALKDLDVLKLDAAESQLSIQFGPHAPIEPIKVIELVQKDRNTRMAGQDRLVRSIDAPSVKQRSAAVRTLLKDLGLVSG; the protein is encoded by the coding sequence ATGCCTCACCCACTGCTGTCCATCCTCGACACCTTCGCCGCCCCCCGCCCCGGGCAGCGGGTGGACCTGCCCCGCCTGGCCGGATCGGCCGACGCCCTGGCCATGGCCGCGCTCGAGCACGACACCATGCAGCTGGTGGTGACCGCCAACCCCCTGGACGCGCTGCGACTGAACGAGGAGCTGGCCTGGTTCGCCCCCGAACTGCGGGTGTGCATGCTGCCCGACTGGGAGACCCTGCCCTACGACACCCTGTCGCCGCACCAGGATCTGGTCTCGGAACGGCTCGCCACCCTCTACACCATCACCCGCGGCGAGGCCGATGTGGTGCTGGTGCCCGCGTCCACGGCGCTGTACCGGCTCGCGCCGCCGGCCTATCTGGCCGCGCACACCTTCTTCGTCAAGCGCGGCGAGCGCCTCGACGGCGAGGCCTTCCGCGACCAGATGACCCTGGCCGGCTACGCCCATGTGACCCAGGTGGTCAGCCCGGGCGAATACAGCGTCCGCGGCGGCCTGATCGACCTGTTCCCCATGGGCTCGCCGCTGCCCTATCGCATCGACCTGTTCGACGACGAGGTGGACACCATCCGCACCTTCGACCCGGACACCCAGCGCACGGTGTATCCGGTGGACCAGATCCGCCTGCTGCCGGCGCGTGAATTCCCCCTCGACGAGACCGGCCGCACCCGTTTCCGCAGCCGCTTCCGCGAGCAGTTCGAAGGCGACCCCAGCCGGGTCGGCGTGTACAAGGACGTCTCCAATGGCGTCGCGCCGGCCGGCATCGAATACTTCCTGCCCCTGTTCTTCGACGAGACCGCCACCCTCTTCGACTACCTGCCCGCGCACAGCCGCATCGTGCTGCATGGCGACGTGCCGGCGGCGATCGCCGACTTCTGGCGCGACACCGAATCGCGCCACAAGCTGCTCGCGGGCGACCGCAGCCGCCCGGTGCTCGCGCCCTCGGCGCTGTTTCTCGACCAGGAGCAGTTCTTCAGCCGCGCCGGCACCCACGCGCGCATCCTCATCGGCGGCACGCCGGAGGCGGTGGCCGCGGCACCGGTGCCGCCGATTGCGGTCGAGCGCAAGGCCGCCGATCCGCTGCATGCGCTCAAGACCTGGCTGAATACCTACGAGGGCCGGGTGCTGCTGCTGGCCGAGTCGCCCGGCCGACGCGAGACCATGGCCGAGTATTTCGCCGAGTACGGGCTGACCTTCACCCCCTGCGACGGACTCGACGCTTTTCTTGAGAGCCGCGAGCCGGTGTGCCTGAGCGTCGGTCCGCTGGCCGCCGGCTTCCTGTTGCCGGAGGCGGGGCTGGCCTTCCTCACCGAGACCGAGCTCTACGCCAACACCGCGCGTACCCCGCGCCGCCGCGACAGCCGCCGCGAGGCCACGGTCGAGGGCTGGCTGCGCGACCTGTCCGAACTCAAGGTGGGCGATCCGGTGGTGCATGTCTCCCACGGCGTCGGTCGCTATCTGGGTCTCATCCACATGGACCTGGGCGAAGGCGACACCGAGTTCCTGCATCTGGAGTATTCCGGCGGCGACAAGCTCTACGTGCCGGTCTCCCAGTTGCATGTCATCACCCGCTACGCCGGCGCCGACCCCGAGGCGGTGGACCTGCACCGGCTCGGCTCCGGGCAGTGGGAGAAGGCGAAGAAGAAAGCCGCCCTGCAGGTGCGCGACACCGCGGCCGAGCTGCTCGCCCTGTATGCCCAGCGCGCCGCCCGCGCCGGTCATCGCTTCGATTTCAAGGCCCACGATCTCGATGCCTTCGCCGAAGCCTTCGGCTTCGAGGAGACGCCGGACCAGAAGGCCGCCATCGACGCCGTGGTCGCCGACATGAAGGCCGGCCGGCCCATGGATCGGCTGGTATGCGGCGACGTGGGCTTCGGCAAGACCGAGGTGGCCCTGCGCGCCGCCTTCATCGCCGTGGCCGACGGCAAACAGGTGGTGGTGCTGGCGCCGACCACGCTGCTGGCCGAACAGCATTTCCAGACCTTCTCCGACCGCTTCGCCGACTGGCCGGTGCGCATTGCCGAGCTGTCGCGCTTTCGCAGTGCCAAGGAACAGGCCCAGGCCATCAAGGAACTGGCCGAGGGCAAGCTCGACATCATCATCGGCACCCACCGCTTGCTGCAGAAGGACGTGAATTTCAAGCGTCTCGGGCTGGTGATCATCGACGAGGAACACCGCTTCGGCGTGCGCCAGAAAGAGGCCCTCAAGCAGCTGCGCAGCGAAGTGGACATCCTCACCCTCACCGCCACCCCGATTCCGCGCACGCTCGGTCTGGCCATGGAGGGCCTGCGCGAATTCTCGGTCATCGCCACCGCGCCGCAGAAGCGCCTCGCCATCAAGACCTTCGTGCAACGGCACAGCAAGGGCATCGTGCGCGAGGCCGTGCTGCGCGAGTTCAAGCGTGGCGGCCAGGTGTACTTCCTCCACAACGAGGTGGACACCATCGAGAACATGCGCGAGGCGCTCACCGAACTGCTGCCCGAGGCGCGCATCGTGGTCGGCCACGGCCAGCTGCCGGAGCGCGAGCTGGAGCGGGTGATGCGCGACTTCACCCAGCAGCGCGCCAACCTGCTGCTGTGCACCACCATCATCGAGACCGGCATCAACATTCCCACCGCCAACACCATCATCATCAACCGCGCCGACCGCTTCGGCCTGGCCCAGCTGCACCAGCTGCGCGGCCGCGTCGGCCGCTCGCACCACCAGGCCTACGCTTACCTGCTCACCGACGCGCACGCCAAACCGAGTGCTCTGGCACAGAAACGCCTCGAGGCGATCTCGATGATGGAAGACCTCGGCTCCGGCTTCTTCCTCGCCATGCACGATCTGGAGATCCGCGGTGCCGGCGAGGTGCTGGGCGAGAGCCAGTCGGGGGACATCCAGCAGATCGGCTTCTCGCTCTACACCGAGATGCTCAAGCGCGCGGTCAAGGATCTGCAGGCCGGGCGCGAACCGGACCTGTCGCAGCCGCTGGAGGTGGTCTCCGAGATCAACCTCCACGCCCCGGCGCTGCTGCCCAACGCCTACTGCGCCGATGTGCAGGAACGCCTCACCCTCTACAAGCGCCTCGCCAACGCCGAGGACGAGGCCACCCTGCGCCAGCTTCAGGAAGAGCTCATCGATCGCTTCGGCGACATGCCCGAGCAGACCGTGGCCCTGCTCGAGACCCACCGGCTGCGCGTCGCCCTCAAGGACCTGGACGTGCTCAAGCTCGACGCGGCCGAATCCCAGCTGTCGATCCAGTTCGGCCCGCATGCGCCCATCGAGCCGATCAAGGTGATCGAGCTGGTGCAGAAGGACCGCAACACCCGCATGGCCGGCCAGGACCGGCTGGTGCGGAGCATCGACGCGCCGAGCGTCAAGCAGCGCAGCGCCGCCGTGCGCACCCTGCTCAAGGATCTGGGCCTGGTGTCGGGCTGA
- a CDS encoding error-prone DNA polymerase encodes MAISTESRQERPSRYAELHCLSNYSFLRGASHPEELVAQAIRLGYAGLAITDECSLAGAVRAHEGLKEATNNINLTPKQIDFKLIYGSEFTLKCGFKLVLLACNRAGYGNLSALITLGRRRAPKGEYQLSRGDLEGLAPAAVMPDCLALWIAHDSATDADARWFAERFRGRGWLAVELHSGPDDGGRLARLTSLADAAGLPMVATGDVHMHRRGRRPLQDILTALRHRVSVFEAGQRLFPNAERHLRHPLRLARLYPPELLTETTQLVARCDFSLDELRYEYPQEIVPPGETPTSHLRHETEAGLRWRYPRGVPEAVRQTVEKELALIAELRYEPFFLTVYDIVRFARGEGILCQGRGSAANSVVCYALGITAVDPQRASLLFERFLSKERNEPPDIDVDFEHERREIVIQHIYEKYGRERAALAATVIRYRTRSALRDVGRALGFSGEQISALTRSMAWWDKRDQLPARLRDIGLDPDGPRVAKWLALTEQLVGFPRHLSQHVGGFVISEGPIARLVPVENAAMAERSVIQWDKEDLESLGLLKVDVLALGMLSVIRRALEMVNRWRGTTLTLDTIPPKDTATFDALCAADSVGVFQVESRAQMAMLPRLKPRRFYDLVVQVAIVRPGPIQGDMVHPYLARRNDRAMAARELARLPEPVRAVLERTLGVSIFQEQVMKLAEVAAGFTPGEADELRRAMASWRRKGHMQQFKEKLRIGMKERGYPVEFSESLCRQIEGFGEYGFPESHAASFALLAYASAWLKRHEPEAFLAALLNSQPMGFYRPAQLIQDARRHGVQVLPVDVCHSGWDSALHLNGAPRPAVRLGLREIKGLNQAAGERIEVARQQAPFASLSDLATRAGLGRADLDRLAAADALQGLSGHRRDALWATAGLHRQGDLFDTAPPQEAAVHLPPQAEGESLVSDYASLGFTLGRHPLSLLRERLTAARFLRARDLLTRDHGALVRVAGIVTCRQRPGTASGVVFVTLEDETGMHNVIVHAALAERQRRELLGTRLLGVYGLLQREGRVIHVLAKRLVGLDAWLGALDTQSRDFR; translated from the coding sequence ATGGCTATTTCGACTGAATCGCGCCAGGAGCGCCCCTCGCGTTACGCCGAGCTGCACTGCCTCTCCAACTACAGTTTCCTGCGCGGCGCCTCCCATCCGGAAGAACTGGTGGCCCAGGCGATCCGGCTCGGCTATGCCGGCCTGGCCATCACCGACGAGTGCTCGCTGGCCGGTGCGGTGCGGGCACACGAAGGCCTGAAAGAAGCGACAAACAACATTAACTTAACGCCTAAACAAATTGATTTTAAATTGATTTATGGTTCTGAATTCACGCTCAAATGTGGATTCAAGCTGGTCCTGCTGGCGTGCAACCGGGCCGGCTACGGCAACCTCTCGGCGCTCATCACCCTGGGGCGTCGGCGCGCCCCGAAAGGCGAATACCAGCTCAGCCGCGGCGATCTGGAGGGCCTGGCTCCGGCCGCGGTGATGCCCGACTGCCTGGCGCTGTGGATTGCCCACGACAGCGCCACCGACGCGGACGCCCGCTGGTTTGCCGAGCGCTTCCGCGGTCGTGGCTGGCTGGCGGTGGAGCTGCACAGCGGGCCGGACGACGGGGGCCGCCTCGCCCGCCTGACATCGCTGGCCGACGCCGCCGGACTGCCCATGGTGGCCACGGGCGACGTGCATATGCACCGGCGCGGCCGCCGCCCCCTGCAGGACATCCTCACCGCCCTGCGCCACCGGGTCAGCGTGTTCGAGGCCGGGCAGCGGCTGTTTCCCAACGCCGAACGCCACCTGCGCCATCCGCTGCGTCTGGCGCGGCTCTATCCACCCGAACTGCTGACCGAGACGACGCAACTCGTCGCCCGCTGCGATTTTTCCCTGGACGAACTGCGCTACGAGTATCCGCAGGAAATCGTCCCGCCCGGCGAGACCCCCACCAGCCACCTGCGCCACGAGACCGAGGCCGGCCTGCGCTGGCGCTACCCCCGGGGCGTGCCCGAAGCGGTGCGCCAGACGGTGGAAAAGGAGCTGGCGCTGATCGCCGAGCTGCGCTACGAGCCGTTCTTCCTGACCGTGTACGACATCGTCCGCTTCGCGCGCGGCGAGGGCATCCTGTGCCAGGGGCGTGGCTCGGCGGCCAACTCGGTGGTGTGCTACGCGCTCGGGATCACCGCGGTCGATCCGCAACGGGCCTCGTTGCTGTTCGAACGTTTCCTCTCGAAGGAACGCAACGAGCCGCCGGACATCGACGTGGACTTCGAGCACGAGCGACGCGAGATCGTCATCCAGCACATCTACGAAAAGTACGGGCGCGAGCGGGCCGCGCTGGCCGCCACGGTGATCCGCTACCGCACCCGCAGCGCACTGCGCGACGTGGGCCGGGCGCTGGGCTTCAGCGGGGAGCAGATCAGCGCCCTGACCCGCTCCATGGCCTGGTGGGACAAACGCGATCAGCTCCCCGCCCGCCTGCGCGACATCGGCCTCGATCCGGATGGCCCGCGCGTGGCCAAGTGGCTGGCGCTCACCGAGCAGCTGGTCGGCTTTCCCCGCCACCTCTCCCAGCACGTGGGCGGCTTCGTCATCTCCGAAGGCCCCATCGCCCGCCTGGTGCCGGTGGAGAACGCGGCCATGGCCGAACGCTCGGTGATCCAGTGGGACAAGGAGGATCTGGAATCCCTCGGCCTGCTCAAGGTGGACGTACTGGCGCTGGGCATGCTGTCGGTGATCCGCCGGGCGCTCGAGATGGTCAATCGGTGGCGCGGTACGACGCTGACGCTGGACACCATCCCCCCCAAGGACACGGCCACCTTCGACGCCCTGTGCGCGGCCGACTCGGTGGGCGTATTCCAGGTGGAATCGCGCGCCCAGATGGCCATGCTGCCGCGCCTCAAACCACGCCGGTTCTACGATCTGGTGGTGCAGGTGGCCATCGTGCGCCCCGGGCCGATCCAGGGCGACATGGTCCATCCCTATCTGGCCCGCCGCAACGACCGTGCCATGGCCGCACGCGAGCTGGCGCGGCTGCCCGAGCCGGTGCGCGCGGTGCTCGAACGCACCCTGGGCGTCTCCATCTTTCAGGAACAGGTGATGAAGCTGGCCGAGGTGGCCGCCGGTTTCACCCCCGGCGAGGCGGACGAGCTGCGTCGGGCCATGGCCTCGTGGCGGCGCAAGGGGCACATGCAGCAGTTCAAGGAAAAGTTGAGAATCGGCATGAAGGAACGCGGATATCCAGTTGAATTTTCAGAAAGTCTGTGTCGCCAGATCGAGGGGTTCGGGGAATACGGCTTTCCCGAATCCCATGCCGCCAGTTTCGCCCTGCTCGCCTATGCCTCGGCCTGGCTCAAGCGCCATGAACCCGAGGCCTTCCTGGCCGCCCTGCTCAACAGCCAGCCCATGGGTTTCTACCGCCCGGCGCAACTGATCCAGGACGCCCGCCGCCACGGGGTGCAGGTGCTGCCCGTGGACGTCTGTCACAGCGGCTGGGACAGCGCCCTGCATCTGAACGGCGCCCCACGCCCGGCGGTGCGCCTCGGGTTGCGGGAGATCAAGGGGTTGAACCAGGCCGCCGGCGAACGGATCGAGGTGGCCCGCCAGCAGGCGCCGTTCGCATCGCTGAGCGATCTGGCCACCCGCGCCGGGCTGGGCCGGGCCGACCTCGACCGGCTCGCCGCCGCCGATGCCCTCCAGGGCCTGAGCGGGCATCGACGCGACGCCCTGTGGGCCACGGCCGGCCTGCATCGCCAGGGCGACCTGTTCGACACCGCGCCACCGCAGGAGGCGGCGGTGCATCTGCCGCCGCAAGCCGAGGGAGAATCCCTGGTCAGCGACTACGCCAGCCTCGGCTTCACCCTCGGCCGTCATCCCCTCAGCCTGCTGCGCGAGCGGCTCACGGCCGCACGCTTTCTCAGGGCCCGCGATCTGCTGACGCGGGATCATGGCGCGCTGGTGCGGGTGGCCGGCATCGTCACCTGCCGGCAACGGCCGGGCACCGCCAGTGGCGTGGTGTTCGTGACCCTGGAGGACGAGACCGGCATGCACAACGTCATCGTCCATGCCGCGCTGGCCGAGCGCCAGCGCCGGGAGCTGCTGGGCACGCGCCTGCTGGGGGTCTATGGCCTGCTGCAGCGCGAGGGGCGGGTCATCCATGTGCTCGCCAAACGACTGGTGGGGCTCGACGCCTGGCTGGGCGCGCTGGACACCCAAAGCCGCGACTTCCGCTGA
- a CDS encoding 3-deoxy-7-phosphoheptulonate synthase, with amino-acid sequence MTVAQTENLNIIAQDDMPSPGDIKAQLPLTDTAAATVLAGRRAVQAILDREDPRLFVVVGPCSIHDPVAGLDYARRLKALADEVSDTLLLIMRVYFEKPRTSTGWKGYINDPYMDDSFRIDEGMARARKFLLDVNELGIPAATEALDPIAPQYYGDLIAWTAIGARTAESQTHREMASGLSTPVGFKNTTDGSLDAAVNGIVSAANPHSFLGINGQGRSAILRTRGNRYGHVVLRGGGGRPNYDTVSVNLAEKALEKAGLARNIVIDCSHANSWKNPEYQPLVLRDMAHQIREGNSSIVGAMIESFIEPGNQKIPADLSQLKYGCSVTDACVGWDTTVDMLRQTHETLREVLPKRTTLA; translated from the coding sequence ATGACCGTCGCCCAGACCGAAAACCTCAACATCATCGCCCAGGACGACATGCCGTCGCCGGGCGACATCAAGGCCCAGCTGCCGCTCACCGACACTGCCGCCGCCACCGTGCTGGCCGGCCGCCGTGCGGTGCAGGCCATCCTCGACCGCGAAGACCCGCGCCTGTTCGTGGTGGTCGGCCCGTGCTCGATCCACGATCCGGTCGCCGGCCTCGACTACGCGCGACGCCTCAAGGCGCTGGCCGACGAGGTCTCCGACACCCTGCTGCTGATCATGCGTGTGTATTTCGAGAAGCCGCGCACGTCCACCGGCTGGAAGGGCTATATCAACGATCCGTACATGGACGACTCGTTCCGCATCGACGAGGGCATGGCGCGGGCACGCAAGTTCCTGCTCGACGTGAACGAGCTGGGCATCCCCGCCGCCACCGAGGCGCTCGACCCGATCGCCCCGCAGTACTACGGCGACCTGATCGCCTGGACCGCCATCGGCGCCCGCACCGCCGAATCCCAGACCCATCGGGAGATGGCCTCCGGCCTGTCCACGCCGGTGGGCTTCAAGAACACCACCGACGGCTCGCTCGACGCGGCCGTCAACGGCATCGTCTCGGCGGCCAACCCGCACAGCTTCCTGGGCATCAACGGCCAGGGGCGTTCCGCCATCCTGCGCACCCGCGGCAACCGCTACGGCCATGTGGTGCTGCGCGGCGGCGGCGGCCGCCCGAACTACGACACGGTGTCGGTCAACCTGGCCGAGAAGGCGCTCGAAAAGGCGGGCCTGGCCCGCAACATCGTGATCGACTGCTCCCACGCCAACTCGTGGAAGAACCCGGAATACCAGCCGCTGGTGCTGCGCGACATGGCGCACCAGATCCGCGAAGGCAACAGCTCCATCGTCGGCGCCATGATCGAAAGCTTCATCGAGCCGGGCAACCAGAAGATCCCGGCCGATCTGAGCCAGCTCAAGTACGGCTGCTCGGTCACCGATGCCTGCGTCGGCTGGGACACCACCGTGGACATGCTCCGTCAGACCCACGAGACCCTGCGCGAGGTCCTGCCGAAGCGGACGACGCTGGCATGA